The Tropicibacter oceani DNA segment CCAAGTTCGGCATCGCCGCTGCGCCAGGTGTAGCTGCCTAGATATGTGGCCTTTTCCGCCGCCAGCACGGTTGTGACCTGCGCGAAAAGGCAAGTCAGACCGACAGCCAGAAGGCTGCCCAGGTTTGGGGTTTTCATGTCCTGGACCGTTTCAGTTCGAGGTCAGCACCTGGCCGCATTGACCGGGAAGGTCCGCCAAGGTCAGTTCGCGCTTGGGTTTGGGCGCAGGGGCGTTGGGATCGGGCGGCGGCGGGTTCAGGATGTTGCGCACCCACTGTTCGGCATCGGCGCAGCCATCCCCGGCGGGCGGCGGGCTTTGATCGACGCAGCCTTTGGCGCCCTTGGGGCAGTTCAGGCGTACGTGGAAATGATAGTGGTGTCCCCACCATGGCCGCACCTTGCGCAGCCAGGCGCGATCGCCCTTTTCATCGTTGCACATCTGCACCTTGGCGCCGGGAAAGATGAAAATCCGGGCGACGCGCGGGTCGCTGGCGGCGGCCTTGATGATTTCGTGATGGGCGCGGGTCCAGTTGTTGTTGGTATAGGCGCCCGACGAACGGCGCATCGAGATGGACGAGATGTTCTCGCGCTGCTGGACAGTGAGGTTCAGATCGTTTGCAGGCAGCATCCAGATATCGGCATCAAGGCCGATCTGGTGGCTGGCGTGACCGGTCAGCATGGGTCCGCCGCGCGGCTGGCTTAGATCGCCGACATAGAGACCCTTCCAGCCGGGCTGGCGCGCGGCCTTGCGGCTGAGGTCCTGAACAAAGTCGACCAGCTCGGGCTGGCCCCAGTTACGGTTGCGCGACAGGCGCATGGCCTGCCAGGTCGGCCCGGTTTCGGGCAGCTGGGCGGCCCCGGCCTGACAGCCCTTGGAATAGGACCCGAACGGCGCGGAAGGCTGAGCCGAGGCACTGGCCTTGGCGCCGAACAGTTGTTTGGCCTGTTTCGACGACAGGACCGGATCAATCGGCTGCGCGGGTGCCTTGATCCTTTCGCCGGAAATATCGCGCCCCTGCCCGCCGCCGACACAGGCGGTCAGCGTTGCGACCAGGGACAGGGTCAAGAGCACTCGGAACATGGGGTCAATCTCCGTCTGGTTGCACCCAGCGTAGCAGAAGAAGCCCGATGGCGAAAAGGGCGATCAGCGGGGAAACGCCCAATTGCTGCGATCCGGTAAGCGCGGTCGTCACACCGATCAGCAAAGGGGCAAGGAACGAGGTGGCCTTGCCCGTCAGGGCATAAAGACCAAAGGATTCGGTGATATGGGCCGGGTCGGCCTGCCGGACCATCATGGTGCGCGAGGCAGACTGGATCACCCCGCCCGCCGCGCCGATGATCGCGCCGAAGACGTAAAAGGCCACGTCGGGCAAGGTCGAGTCTGCACCGACCTGAATGCCAAGGACCGAACCGGGCTGAATCGTGACGATGCCGATGGCCACGCCCATCAGGATGATGACGCAGACCTTGATCACCGGCTTGGGGCCAAAGGCGCTGTCGCAATGGCCGCCGATCATGGCAAAGACGGCGCCGGAAATGATGGCCAGGATGCCAAAGACGGCGGTGTCGACCACGGTCCAGCCCAGAACGCCAACCGCGTAGATGCCGCCAAAGGTATACATGCCGTTCAGCGCATCGCGGTAGAACATGCTTGAGGCCAGGTAGGCAAAGCGCGACGGATGGCGGGGCAGGTGGCGGATATTGCGCCACAGGGTTTGCAGCGCCTTGCGGACGGCGCCCTTTGGGGCGGGCGCGCTGCGCGGGTCGCGCACCCACAGGAAAAAGGGGATCATGAAGATCGCGTACCAGATCGCGGTCAGCGGACCGACAAAACGGGTGCCTTCGCGGGCTTCGGCATCCAGCCCGAACAGGGGATTCAGCTTGGCATAGGTCAGCCCGGTTTCGGGGCTTTCGGCAAAGAAGGCCAGCATGATGACCAGGGTCAGCAGCCCGCCAAGATATCCAAAGGCCCAGCCGTTGCCGGAAATTCGACCGATTTCCTCGCGGCTGCCCAGATCGGGCAGCATGGCGTTGGTAAAGATCGTCGCGAACTCCATCCCGATCAGCCCAAGCGCAAAGAAGAACAGCGTCTGGAACAGGTCGAAATTCGTCGGCGCGGCAAACCACAGCATGCCCGATCCAACCACGTAAAGCCCCGAGAACAGCCAGATCCAGCGCAGCCGGTTGCCCCCGGTATCGGCCATGGCGCCAAGGATCGGGGCCAGCAAGGCGATCACGATGCCGGCGGCCGCGATGCCAAAGCCCCAGGCCGCCTGCGCCCGCGATCCATCGCCGATCAACTGGCCCACGTAGGGGCCAAAG contains these protein-coding regions:
- a CDS encoding MFS transporter, with product MAQPSHRKRIWGWFFFDWASQPYNTLLITFIFGPYVGQLIGDGSRAQAAWGFGIAAAGIVIALLAPILGAMADTGGNRLRWIWLFSGLYVVGSGMLWFAAPTNFDLFQTLFFFALGLIGMEFATIFTNAMLPDLGSREEIGRISGNGWAFGYLGGLLTLVIMLAFFAESPETGLTYAKLNPLFGLDAEAREGTRFVGPLTAIWYAIFMIPFFLWVRDPRSAPAPKGAVRKALQTLWRNIRHLPRHPSRFAYLASSMFYRDALNGMYTFGGIYAVGVLGWTVVDTAVFGILAIISGAVFAMIGGHCDSAFGPKPVIKVCVIILMGVAIGIVTIQPGSVLGIQVGADSTLPDVAFYVFGAIIGAAGGVIQSASRTMMVRQADPAHITESFGLYALTGKATSFLAPLLIGVTTALTGSQQLGVSPLIALFAIGLLLLRWVQPDGD
- the mepA gene encoding penicillin-insensitive murein endopeptidase, producing the protein MFRVLLTLSLVATLTACVGGGQGRDISGERIKAPAQPIDPVLSSKQAKQLFGAKASASAQPSAPFGSYSKGCQAGAAQLPETGPTWQAMRLSRNRNWGQPELVDFVQDLSRKAARQPGWKGLYVGDLSQPRGGPMLTGHASHQIGLDADIWMLPANDLNLTVQQRENISSISMRRSSGAYTNNNWTRAHHEIIKAAASDPRVARIFIFPGAKVQMCNDEKGDRAWLRKVRPWWGHHYHFHVRLNCPKGAKGCVDQSPPPAGDGCADAEQWVRNILNPPPPDPNAPAPKPKRELTLADLPGQCGQVLTSN